Genomic window (Vulpes lagopus strain Blue_001 chromosome 6, ASM1834538v1, whole genome shotgun sequence):
ggcagggatcacgccctgggctgaaggccgcgctcaaccactgagctgcccaggcggcCCTGAGGGGGGGGCCATTcaaaccttaaaaattaaaacgtCAAAATTCAAAcgttaagaaataaaaaaataaaaaccaaacgtTCATAGGGGACATTTTAGCAAATTCCGTGGAGGTGTAATCCACGTACGATGAACTACGAACCTGAAACGCAGCCCGGGGGTCCCTGGGTGTCTCGGGCGCTGAACATGGGCTTCCGCTCAGGCTgtgctcccagggccctgggatggagccctgcgtgggcccctgctccgcggggagtctgctgctccctgccctgcccccgcgctgtgcgtgcgctctctctctctctgcctttctcaaatacgtgaataaaacctttaaaaatgaaaaaataaactgcagTCTTTGGTAAGTGTTGACAAACGCGCACACCACAAAACCGTTGCGGTGGCTGGGATTGCGAACGTGCGCACCCCGGCACCCCCGGGTCTCTGTCACCCCGCCCGGCTGCCTGCTGCCACCGGGGTCTCACATCTGTGGTGTGTCCTGATTCCCCTTCGGCTCCTCTGCCCCACGTGACTACGCGGGCCCGCGTGCACAGCTCCCCGTCTCTGGTGCCCTGAAGTCACCCAGGTGGCGGGTCCAGCTGGGGCTGAAGGAACATTTGTGCGCAAGCCTCTGTGTCCCTTTACCTGCTTCTGTCCTGGACAAGCACCGAGCTGCTCGGGTTGGCAGCCCGGCATGTGCCCCAGCCTTGGaggagccacccagtgtcccctgACGTGGCTGTGGCCGCAGCCACGTGTGTCCCCCCACTGGAGCAGGGGCTGCTCCCTGGCCCGCCGCTCCCGGCCCGGGGGGAGGGTGGCGCCCCAGGGTGGCCCAAGTCCCCGTGTAGGCCTTTCGCCCGCGTTCGGTCGAGGCGTGTGTTTTCCTGTTACAGAGCTTTGAGGGTTCTCTGCGGCTGCAGACACAGACGCTCACAGGAGGGCAGAGCTCGAGGTGCAGCAGTCCTGCTCGGGGGTGTTTTGTGGGTTGCTGTCGGCATCCCATCTGGGAAAGTCGGCCTGATTCGAAGCcacaaacattttctcctttttcttaaagCTTCTATGCTCttagctcttatttttatttagattcagtTTTTTTGCAGCATGAGGTGTAGGCCAAGGGCTCCTCGTGTGCACGTGGACATCGGGCAGCTGTGACAAGGTGCGACTCGGTTCCCTAAGTTGGTGTCATAAATGCCTTTTGCAGCTGGACGGCCGTGTTTCTCTGCACAAAGGTGGGGCTCCCTGGCTTTCCGCCTGGTTCACAGGGTGTGTCAAATTGTGTTTGTAGGCTCTGTCGAGGACACCACGTCCAGCTTATTTGGTGAGGAGGACCCCGAGGACGAGGAGCTGGAGGCTGTGGCCAGCCACCTGAACAAGGACTTTTACCAGGAGCTCCTTGGTGACAGCATTTCCAGCAGCTCTGAGGTGGCAGGAGGCGCCGAGGGTGGCAGCAGGCCCCCTGCCCTGGAGTCCCTGCTCGGGCCCCTGCCCACTGCGGCCAGCCTGGGCATCTCAGACTCCATTCGAGAGTGCATCTCCTCCCAGAGCCAGGACCCCAGTGAGTGCCTGGGAGccccggggaggggtggggctggggagggggtgctccTCTGGGCAGGTGGGGTGAGGCTGTGGCCGGCAGATCCCAGGTTCGGGTCACCCCTCCGCCTCCGTGGGAGGTGGAGGTGCAGGGCTGTGTGAGCCATCATTGACCCCAGCGTGTGCTGACATCCCGAATACCAGCAGGGCTTGTCACCGCCTCCGGAACCCTCCTGCACGGGCCCAGGTCCCGGCCAGAGCCCGTGCTTGATTGGGTTGTGGCTGCAGCTCCCTCCTGCCCGTGTGTGAAGCCTGGGGCGAGCCTCTTCTCAGGGGACAGGGACTGGTTTCCCTCCAGCGTCTGCGTGAGCTGGAGGGCAAGTGCTGAGTGAGGGCGCAGTCCCCATGCTTGGCCCGACGTCCCCTGGCCCCTGCGCTGCCAGTGCTGAGCCTCCTGGGCAGGGGTGACGCTGGCAGCTCTGGGAGGAAGGCCAGTTTGGCTCTGCTACCGTGTACTCCCAAGAGCAGGCTCTGGCCCTCTGCTAGGACAGGCTCCCCCAGGCCTTCCGGACTGCAGACCTCTCCTGCCTGGTCTCCGGGCGCCTGGGACTTGGCCTCTGTCTGCTGGGAGCCTGTAGAGGGGTGCTGCTCAGGCATTTATCACGTGCCTCTGGGCAGGCATGGTGGTGGCAGCCGTGCGCCTGCCCTGATGGCAGTGGCGTCTAGGGTGACGGGGGTGGCACTTAAGAGGCAGGAAGAGACCATTCTTGCGGGAGCTGAGGGAGGAGGCAGtgaagcagagcagggaggggcatgAGCCCTGTGCCCGAGCGCCAGGGAGCCTGCAGAGCCGCAGTGTGCAGGAGAGCGTCCCAGCCGGCCCAGGGGCTGTGGGTGGAGTTGGGCGGGCTCCGCAGAGGACCACCTGGTGGTCAGGGGCCACCGACAGCCGGGGCTGCCCCGGTTCCCAGGCTGAGCAGATCTTGCTGTTGAcccagctggggcaggaggagggtgggtgggggtttgATGATGTCCTGAGCACATCGCCGAGGGCTCCCTGAGGGCCCTGTCCTGGGCCGGTGGGTGGAAGAGCTGGATGACCCGCTCTCCCGCTCTGTAGGTGCTCCTATCGTCGGGAGCCCAGAGGCCTGGTGGGGCTGCCTTGCCTGTGGCTCTGGTTTAGCCTCCTCCTTGCACGGAGCCCTGGGGCGTGAGCCACACACTGTGCGCACAGAGTGGGGACAGGGGGGCTTCCACGAGCCCTCGGCCCAAGCCCCCAAGACGGCCTAGAGGGTGTGTACGCTTGTGCACCAGAGCTTGACCCCAAATGACACTGGTGCTGTGCTTCCCTGTAGCGGACCCGTGTGGGGACGGCGAGCTGGACCTCAGTGGCATCGATGACCTGGAGATTGACAGGGTGAGCATCCACACGTACTGAGCGCCCTGTCGGGAGCCCAAGGCTGCTGCGGACGTTCGTGCCCGTGGGGCTgtgccagccctgcccacaccggTCCCCACAGGCCCGTGGTGGCTCAGCCGGCAGCCCTGGCCTCCCCAGGCAGGCAGGGCATCCCCCGTAGTGCCCCACATGGCCCCCGGGTCCCACGTCCCCGCAGCTGGTCCGGCCTGGCCCCGGTGCCCACGTGCTGGTGTGGGGACACAGGCCCCTGCTGCTGGCCGTGGGCAGGCTGGAGGACGACAGGTGTCCTGCCTGGCTCCTGGTGGTGGGCCTGGGGTCCCATGGGTCCGAGGCCACCCTTGACTGGCTTGTGCGGGTGGGGGCGCCCTGCTGGCTGAGACCTGAGTGTGCTGCTCTGCCCAGTACATCCTGAACGAGGCGGAAGCCCGCGTGAAGGCCGAGCTGTGGATGCGAGAGAATGCGGAGTACCTGCGGGAGCAGAGGGGTAagtgcccgccccccgcccgggagcccaggccccggggcccaCGCTCATCCTGCCGTGTGTGGActttacagagaaagaagcaagaataGCGAAGGAGAAGGAGCTCGGCATCTACAAGGAGCACAAGGTAGGGCTTGCTCGCATGTGTGGGGCCGGCCTGGGCCTCCAGTGGCGCGAGGGCTCCCAGGGTGGCAGCCTGGGACAGAGGAGGCCGGCCCCCCTCGGACAGATGCTGCCTCTGGGTCCCGGGAAAGCCTGCTTGTCTCGTGGTCAGTCCTGTTGGGGTCAGTCCTGGCTCCGCGGCTGCGCTGAGCAAGAGTGGCAGGAGTCGGGCACACCCCGGCCAGGTCTCTGCTCCACTCGAGAACCTTTCTGGCAGGGAGTCAAGGAGGCCAGAGGCGGGCGTGGAGCTTGGGGTCGGGGTTTGGGACCCTTAACGGTGTGGCAGGAAGGCtggcgggcaggggagggggaggtggtgtGGGGCCCTGCACACCTCAGCTCCTTGGGCGGGGTCCGCAGCAGCCTCTGATTGTCCAGCCCCCCCTCCCTGCTATCCAGCTGTCTGTTCCCCAAATCCCACGCAGCTGCTAGCGGGTTTGCAGGCTTTGAGATCCCGCAGGGGGCGGTAACTCTCCTGTTTCCATTGAGCCCAAGAAGTCTTGCAAGCGACGGGAGCCGATCCAGGCCAGCACGGCCGGGGAGGCCATTGAGAAGATGTTGGAGCAGAAGAAAATCTCCAGCAAGATCAACTACAGCGTGCTCAGGGATCTCAACAGCAAGGGCGGGGGCAGCGTGCCGGGGGAGGACACGAGGGCCGAGGAGCGCGCCAGCGCCCGGAAGCTGTCTCGGAGGAAGACACCTGCCAGCAGGAGCGGGGCTGACCCCGTGACCAGCGTGGGGAAGAGGTACTGCGCCAGGCGGGCCGGGTGTTGGGCCCGGGCAGGGGCGGGACGCCTGGGGGTGCTCTCACCACCCGAACGCTGGGAACGAACGTCTGGGGGCTGAGGAGGGGGCTCCTACCCCGGAAGGGGTCCTGAGGCCGCGGAGCGTGTTCCGCCTCAAGGCGCTCCCGAAGCAGCCTGTTCTCCTGGGAGGGGCCGTCCGTGCAGCCCTCCCCGGGCTGCGCGCTGCTGTCTGCCAGGAAGGAAGAGCAGGGAGAGAGCCAAGAGCAGACTGCccccctgggggcggggggagggtggtgggcagATCAGGGCAGAAGCCATGGCCCACGCTGTGGTCCCGAGGGTCCTGGCCATGCCGAGCTGGCCCTGGAGGTCGTGCACCTGTGCACAGGTGCCCCGGCCGGCCTGGGAGCTCGCGGGCTGCCTGGGGGGTATGTGTCGGTAGCAGTTTAATGCTGGTTCATCTGAGAAGCAGAAATATTCTAGTTTGCTTTATTTCCTCGTAACTCAGAGTAAATGTTTTCCAAGGTTTTTatgatacttcttttttaaaatttatttaagtctcatctacacctgatgtggggcttgaactcacggccCCTGAGTCATGCTCTCCCACCTGAGGCAGCCCAGTGCCCCTCGGaacactttttataaaaagacttGATCCTTCTGTTCCTTCGATCCGCAAGTGCCCAGCACAGCCTGTCACTGTCCAGCGTCCTGTGTTCCCTTCTGATTGTGGTCGGGGGCAGCGCACCCCCAGCCTGTCTCCCGCCTGTCGGTGGACCctcagaccatgagagactctcgGGGGACCCTGAGTCCTTGGGGGCTTTGCGTCCAGCCCCCCAGGGTCTCCTTCCTCTCAGGCTGCCCTTTGGAGAGGGGGCGCACCACCCCCTTGCTGGGGCCCGGTCACCCTGCTCACGGTGCAGAGGGGCTGCCCAGAGCTGCGGCCCTGCCCTTGGCTGCCCGTGGACGGACAAGCCCGTCTCAGGGGTCTGCTGTGCTCCACCACTGCTAGTATGTCTACCCTCCAGGCGCTGGTAGGGTGAGCAGGCCGGGGGCCAGGGGATGGGGCGTGCTTTCCACACGCTCATTGGCCCTCCGGGGGGCTGCCGACAGCTGCCGGGGCTGCTTGCAGGGGACCAGGGGGTGGCCGGCGTCAGGCCCAGACCCCCATCTCCGTGCTGGCTGCCGCACACGCCACTGGCCACCATGAGGCCTCCAGCCGGTGGACGGACGGGCCAGCTTCCCACCTTCTGGCTCCAGTGGCTCTGGTCTCTGCTGGGCCTCAGGTGGTTGCTGCTGTGGCGTGAGCCTCCCATGGGAGCGCCTGTCCACCTGCTGCAAGCTGTTACAGCGTCCATTCCCAGTGTCCCCGGGGCTTCTTGGCATGTCAGACACCTGAGATCCTCCGGATGCCTCCCCCAccagaggccctggggcagggtccCTGAGCCTGGATGGCCTCCGTGGCCAGGGCATAGGAGGACAACCTACCTCTCAGGGGGGGTCCCACTGTCCCCCTGGACAGGCCAGCATCATCCGAGGAACGTTGGTAGGCGGCCCTTGTTCCTCTGTTCCTTGCAAGTGACGGTGTGGAAGGTGATCTGGCTTCTGTGTCTGGAGGAGGGACAGTAGAGCCACCGTGTCACACTCACCTTCCAGCC
Coding sequences:
- the BRF1 gene encoding transcription factor IIIB 90 kDa subunit isoform X3 produces the protein MTALRLLQRMKRDWMHTGRRPSGLCGAALLVAARMHDFRRTVKEVISVVKVCESTLRKRLTEFEDTPTSQLTVDEFMRIDLEGECDPPSYTAGQRKLRMKQLEQVLSKKLEEVEGEISSYQDAIEIELENSRPKAKGALATLTRDGSVEDTTSSLFGEEDPEDEELEAVASHLNKDFYQELLGDSISSSSEVAGGAEGGSRPPALESLLGPLPTAASLGISDSIRECISSQSQDPTDPCGDGELDLSGIDDLEIDRYILNEAEARVKAELWMRENAEYLREQREKEARIAKEKELGIYKEHKPKKSCKRREPIQASTAGEAIEKMLEQKKISSKINYSVLRDLNSKGGGSVPGEDTRAEERASARKLSRRKTPASRSGADPVTSVGKRLRPMVSAQPAKKAAVGETVLPSPPALGAEAVRPAAVVESGPVSYHPEEDPDDEDPDEEDGEPCVSALQMMGSNDYGCDGEEDDGY